From one Lycium ferocissimum isolate CSIRO_LF1 chromosome 5, AGI_CSIRO_Lferr_CH_V1, whole genome shotgun sequence genomic stretch:
- the LOC132058218 gene encoding uncharacterized protein LOC132058218 produces the protein MGVRVYVELKRENRVLGMYPMCVSIHDLDVEDCATGNRIIGDDVLQIGYSENRDGMKVCDSTVNTVVLFGNDNNLIISKPEAKGVFVDQIYQDKETLKIAMTKYAIRERFNFKTERSNAISYTLACWSPECKWKFVASRIGDYEMFGVRAFDDEHTCPLKDKVYSQRQATSWFIGEAVVKAKITNHKRKVTPGDIIDDVKNEFGVDVSYMMAWRAREKAIKDFRGDPADSYKKLPAYIYILDKTYPGSLVKMHKSP, from the exons ATGGGAGTTCGTGTGTACGTTGAGCTTAAGAGAGAAAACAGAGTTTTGGGGATGTATCCAATGTGCGTTAGTATTCATGATTTGGATGTTGAGGATTGTGCAACTGGTAATCGTATTATTGGAGATGATGTGCTGCAAATTGGATATAGCGAGAATCGGGATGGTATGAAAGTTTGTGATTCTACTGTAAACACTGTTGTTTTGTTTGGGAATGATAACAATTTGATAATTTCGAAACCGGAAGCGAAAGGAGTTTTTGTCGATCAAATTTACCAGGATAAGGAAACTTTGAAAATTGCGATGACGAAATACGCAATTCGTGAAAGATTCAATTTCAAAACAGAGAGATCGAATGCTATAAG CTACACTCTGGCATGCTGGTCGCCAGAATGTAAATGGAAATTCGTAGCGTCGAGAATTGGGGATTACGAAATGTTCGGGGTTAGAGCTTTCGATGACGAACATACATGTCCGTTGAAGGACAAGGTGTATTCACAAAGGCAGGCAACAAGTTGGTTTATTGGAGAAGCGGTTGTGAAGGCGAAAATAACTAACCATAAAAGGAAGGTCACACCTGGGGATATAATAGATGATGTTAAGAATGAATTCGGCGTTGATGTTTCTTATATGATGGCATGGAGAGCTAGAGAGAAAGCTATAAAAGATTTCAGAGGTGATCCAGCTGATTCATACAAGAAGTTGccggcatatatatacatacttgataAAACGTATCCTGGATCGCTCGTTAAAATGCATAAATCACCGTAA